Proteins from a single region of Catenulispora acidiphila DSM 44928:
- a CDS encoding alkyl sulfatase C-terminal domain-containing protein — MATIEECREALKEFAGNLGDMDESSKKLVRTVSLKVPDLDVTFHGTLREGTLEDVTTEPRDRAQIRLTIKSDDLIALVAGNLNFASAWARGRVKLEASISDLLRLRKLL; from the coding sequence GTGGCCACCATCGAGGAATGCCGGGAAGCGCTGAAGGAGTTCGCCGGGAACCTCGGCGACATGGACGAGTCGAGCAAGAAGCTCGTACGGACCGTGAGCCTGAAGGTCCCGGACCTCGACGTGACCTTCCACGGCACGCTGCGCGAGGGAACCCTGGAGGACGTCACCACCGAGCCGCGCGACCGCGCGCAGATCCGCCTGACGATCAAGAGCGACGACCTGATCGCCCTCGTCGCCGGCAACCTGAACTTCGCCTCGGCGTGGGCGCGCGGCCGGGTGAAGCTGGAGGCTTCGATCTCGGACCTGCTGCGGCTGCGCAAGCTCCTGTGA
- a CDS encoding TetR/AcrR family transcriptional regulator — protein MTTARRTQEERSAATRRLLLDATVECLVKHGYAGTTTTRVSELAGVSRGAQVHHFATKDELVVAAVRHLAEQQAMLVLARPDLLAGSADPVGDALELLWKAHQGPTFDAAIELWVAARTDPDLREATTAFERALTARFAEVSVILFGPEVTALPDFQLRLLTALEAIRGLRMVSFLHPNPSARLDERWQRSKALLRPLFEVSASR, from the coding sequence GTGACCACCGCGCGCCGCACCCAGGAGGAACGTTCCGCCGCCACCCGCCGGCTGCTGCTCGACGCGACCGTCGAGTGCCTGGTGAAGCACGGCTACGCCGGGACCACCACCACGCGGGTGTCCGAGCTGGCCGGGGTCTCGCGCGGGGCGCAGGTGCACCACTTCGCGACCAAGGACGAGCTGGTCGTGGCGGCGGTGCGGCATCTGGCCGAGCAGCAGGCGATGCTGGTGCTGGCGCGGCCGGACCTCCTCGCCGGGTCCGCCGATCCGGTCGGGGACGCCCTGGAGCTGCTGTGGAAGGCGCATCAGGGACCGACGTTCGACGCCGCGATCGAGCTGTGGGTCGCCGCGCGGACCGATCCGGACCTGCGGGAGGCGACGACCGCGTTCGAGCGGGCGCTGACGGCGCGGTTCGCGGAGGTCTCGGTGATCTTGTTCGGGCCGGAGGTGACCGCGCTGCCCGATTTCCAGCTGCGGCTGCTGACCGCGCTGGAGGCGATCCGAGGGCTGCGGATGGTCTCCTTCCTGCACCCGAATCCCTCGGCGCGTCTCGACGAGCGGTGGCAGAGGTCGAAGGCGCTGTTGCGGCCGCTGTTCGAGGTGTCGGCCTCGCGCTGA
- a CDS encoding CaiB/BaiF CoA transferase family protein, whose translation MAGPLQGLKVVEIAGIGPGPFAAMLLADLGAEVIRVDRPGGGGLSLGEKDVLNRGRRSVAVDLKHPGGAEVVLRLAERADVLIEGYRPGVAERLGIGPAECLARNPALVYGRMTGWGQEGPLAATAGHDIGYVAVTGTLHAIGRAGGPPQVPLNLVGDFGGGSMYLVVGILAAVWEAERSGRGQVVDAAIVDGTAHLSAILHGFVSLGLWRDRRGTNLLDTGAPFYDVYETSDGEHMAVGAIEPQFFAELVARLGIADRAPGQNDRERWPELRVLLAETFRTRTREEWTEVFAGSDACVAPVLSAKEAPKHPHLAARGTLVERDGLTQPAPAPRFSRTGAELGLPPCGPGAHTREALGAWGFEDVEALVEAGAVVQA comes from the coding sequence ATGGCTGGGCCGCTGCAGGGACTGAAGGTCGTGGAGATCGCGGGCATCGGGCCCGGGCCGTTCGCCGCGATGCTGCTCGCCGACCTCGGCGCCGAGGTGATCCGGGTGGACCGGCCCGGCGGCGGCGGGCTGTCGCTGGGTGAGAAGGACGTGCTCAACCGAGGCCGGCGCTCGGTCGCCGTGGACCTGAAGCACCCCGGCGGCGCGGAGGTGGTGCTGCGGCTGGCCGAGCGGGCGGACGTGCTGATCGAGGGCTACCGCCCCGGCGTGGCCGAGCGCCTGGGCATCGGGCCGGCCGAGTGCCTGGCGCGCAACCCGGCGCTGGTCTACGGCCGGATGACCGGCTGGGGGCAGGAGGGCCCGCTGGCCGCGACCGCCGGCCACGACATCGGCTACGTCGCCGTCACCGGCACGCTGCACGCCATCGGCCGCGCCGGCGGTCCGCCGCAGGTGCCGCTGAACCTGGTCGGCGACTTCGGCGGCGGGTCGATGTACCTGGTCGTCGGCATCCTGGCGGCGGTCTGGGAGGCGGAACGCTCCGGGCGCGGGCAGGTCGTGGACGCCGCGATCGTCGACGGCACCGCGCACCTGTCGGCGATCCTGCACGGCTTCGTCAGCCTGGGCCTGTGGCGCGACCGGCGCGGGACGAACCTGCTGGACACCGGCGCGCCGTTCTACGACGTCTACGAGACCTCCGACGGCGAGCACATGGCAGTCGGCGCGATCGAGCCGCAGTTCTTCGCCGAGCTCGTGGCCCGGCTGGGCATCGCCGACCGCGCGCCGGGCCAGAACGACCGCGAACGCTGGCCGGAGCTGCGGGTCCTGCTCGCCGAGACCTTCCGGACCCGGACACGCGAGGAGTGGACGGAGGTCTTCGCCGGCAGCGACGCGTGCGTGGCGCCGGTGCTCTCGGCGAAGGAGGCACCGAAGCACCCGCACCTGGCCGCGCGCGGCACGCTGGTCGAACGCGACGGGCTGACGCAGCCGGCGCCGGCGCCGCGGTTCTCGCGGACCGGCGCGGAGCTGGGACTGCCGCCGTGCGGGCCCGGGGCGCACACGCGGGAGGCGCTGGGCGCGTGGGGGTTCGAGGACGTGGAGGCGCTGGTCGAGGCGGGAGCGGTGGTGCAGGCGTAG
- a CDS encoding HAD-IIA family hydrolase produces MTAETNEGAGNGGPVPFLTSQKPLAEAYDTALLDLDGVVYRGADAVPHAAEALRAAQEHGMRRTYVTNNASRTPEAVAEHLNELGVAAAAHEVVTSAQAAARMAVACVGEGGRVLVIGGDGLRAAVRELGLKAVAGADDMPDIVVQGYSPDLGWKDLAEATYAVRRGVPWIATNTDTTVPTARGIAPGNGTLVAAVGAASGKTPQVAGKPELPLHRESILRSGATRPLIVGDRLDTDIEGAVRGNTDSLLVFTGVTTARDLLAAPPDRRPSYLAEDLRGLLTAHVAPTRDGVNFVSARWTAAVVSEQVVLHGHGDKMDALRAMCAAVWEYGREVDVEDALASLA; encoded by the coding sequence GTGACCGCTGAGACCAACGAGGGCGCCGGCAACGGCGGACCCGTGCCGTTCCTGACGTCCCAGAAGCCGCTCGCCGAGGCGTACGACACCGCGCTGCTGGACCTGGACGGCGTGGTGTACCGCGGCGCCGACGCGGTGCCGCACGCCGCCGAGGCGCTGCGCGCCGCGCAGGAGCACGGCATGCGGCGCACCTACGTGACCAACAACGCCTCGCGCACCCCGGAGGCCGTCGCCGAGCACCTGAACGAGCTCGGCGTCGCCGCGGCGGCGCACGAGGTCGTCACCTCGGCCCAAGCCGCCGCGCGCATGGCGGTGGCCTGCGTCGGCGAGGGCGGCCGGGTCCTGGTGATCGGCGGCGACGGACTGCGGGCGGCGGTGCGCGAGCTGGGGCTGAAGGCGGTGGCCGGCGCCGACGACATGCCCGACATCGTGGTCCAGGGCTATTCGCCCGACCTCGGCTGGAAGGACCTGGCCGAGGCGACGTACGCGGTGCGCCGCGGCGTGCCGTGGATCGCCACCAACACCGACACCACGGTCCCGACCGCGCGCGGTATCGCCCCGGGCAACGGCACGCTGGTCGCCGCGGTCGGCGCCGCCTCGGGCAAGACCCCGCAGGTCGCGGGCAAGCCGGAGCTGCCGCTGCACCGCGAGTCGATCCTGCGCTCCGGCGCCACGCGGCCGCTGATCGTCGGCGACCGGCTGGACACCGACATCGAGGGCGCGGTCCGCGGGAACACCGACAGCCTGCTGGTCTTCACCGGCGTGACCACGGCGCGCGACCTGCTCGCCGCGCCGCCGGACCGGCGCCCCAGCTACCTCGCCGAGGACCTGCGCGGGCTGCTGACCGCGCACGTCGCGCCGACCCGCGACGGGGTGAACTTCGTCTCGGCGCGCTGGACCGCCGCGGTGGTCTCCGAGCAGGTCGTGCTGCACGGGCACGGGGACAAGATGGACGCGCTGCGGGCGATGTGCGCCGCGGTGTGGGAGTACGGCCGCGAGGTCGACGTCGAGGACGCGCTGGCGAGTCTGGCTTAG
- a CDS encoding TlyA family RNA methyltransferase, with protein sequence MTPRRRLDAELVRRNLARSREQARELIEAGRVSVGGQKAGKPATQVETAAAIVVAEASEGPDYVSRGGHKLAGALAAFAADGLSFAGRRALDAGASTGGFTDVLLRNGAARVVAVDVGYGQLAWSLRTDERVTVLDRTNVRDLTPEAIGGPVELVVGDLSFISLRLVLPALAACATPEADLALMVKPQFEVGRERLGSGGVVRDVALHAEAVRDVAAAAGRAGLGVRGVAASPLPGPAGNVEYFLWLRADAPPLREEDLARAIEQGPAGDGRFDDSSENSSSENSSEKNSDEGSGD encoded by the coding sequence GTGACCCCCCGGCGCCGCCTGGACGCCGAGCTGGTCCGCCGCAACCTCGCCCGCTCGCGCGAGCAGGCCCGCGAGCTGATCGAGGCCGGGCGGGTGAGCGTCGGCGGGCAGAAGGCCGGCAAGCCGGCGACCCAGGTCGAGACCGCCGCGGCGATCGTCGTGGCCGAAGCCAGCGAAGGGCCGGACTACGTCTCGCGGGGCGGCCACAAGCTGGCCGGCGCGCTGGCCGCCTTCGCCGCCGACGGACTGAGCTTCGCCGGCCGCCGCGCCCTGGACGCCGGTGCCTCCACCGGCGGCTTCACCGACGTGCTGCTGCGCAACGGCGCCGCGCGGGTGGTCGCCGTCGACGTCGGCTACGGCCAGCTCGCCTGGTCGCTGCGCACCGACGAGCGGGTCACCGTGCTGGACCGCACCAACGTCCGGGACCTGACCCCGGAGGCGATCGGCGGTCCGGTGGAACTCGTGGTGGGTGATCTCTCGTTCATCTCATTGCGGCTGGTGCTGCCGGCGCTGGCCGCCTGCGCGACCCCGGAAGCGGATCTGGCCCTGATGGTCAAGCCGCAGTTCGAGGTCGGGCGGGAGCGGCTGGGCTCCGGAGGCGTGGTGCGCGACGTCGCCCTGCACGCCGAGGCGGTGCGGGACGTGGCCGCCGCCGCGGGCCGGGCCGGACTCGGCGTGCGCGGCGTGGCCGCCAGCCCGCTGCCGGGACCGGCCGGCAACGTCGAGTACTTCCTCTGGCTGCGCGCCGACGCGCCGCCGCTGCGCGAGGAGGACCTGGCTCGGGCGATCGAGCAGGGTCCGGCCGGGGACGGGCGGTTCGACGACAGCAGTGAGAACAGCAGCAGTGAGAACAGCAGTGAGAAGAACAGCGATGAGGGGTCTGGGGACTGA
- a CDS encoding tetratricopeptide repeat protein, translating into MSERYGEYDAEDGTGEPTGEAADWYRQGVQLLEAGDPAAAAQLLTKVAQKTPDSAPVLEALARAHFDGGLYERAVESFAQLAHVSPDDDYAQFGWGLAAAKLGQMDVAVEHLSAAAAMRPEIRHYANALRAARSTLREQTGKKGLADT; encoded by the coding sequence ATGTCTGAGCGATACGGCGAGTACGACGCCGAGGACGGTACCGGCGAGCCCACCGGAGAGGCCGCCGACTGGTACCGGCAGGGCGTCCAGCTGCTGGAGGCCGGCGATCCGGCGGCCGCGGCGCAGCTGCTCACCAAGGTCGCCCAGAAGACCCCGGACTCCGCGCCGGTGCTGGAGGCACTGGCCCGCGCGCACTTCGACGGCGGCCTGTACGAGCGGGCCGTGGAGAGCTTCGCGCAGCTGGCGCACGTGAGCCCGGACGACGACTACGCGCAGTTCGGGTGGGGACTCGCGGCGGCCAAACTCGGCCAGATGGATGTCGCCGTCGAGCACCTGTCGGCCGCCGCCGCGATGCGTCCGGAAATCCGCCACTATGCCAACGCCCTGCGGGCCGCGCGGTCCACGCTGCGGGAGCAGACCGGTAAAAAGGGGCTGGCCGACACCTGA
- a CDS encoding SRPBCC family protein produces MATTRSVRLILAPRSAVYRALLDPNAVRQWMVPDGMTSQVHSFDAREGGAFRISLTYDAPTETGKTSAQTDTFHGRFVELVPDSKVVQAIEFETDVPDLRGEMTVSYELRDVPGGTEVSGRHENLPPGVSAADNELGWRMSMDKLAALVETG; encoded by the coding sequence ATGGCCACTACGCGATCGGTTCGCTTGATCCTGGCTCCGCGCTCTGCCGTCTACCGGGCACTGCTCGACCCGAACGCCGTCCGGCAATGGATGGTGCCGGACGGCATGACCAGCCAGGTGCATTCCTTCGATGCCCGCGAAGGCGGCGCTTTCCGCATCTCGCTGACGTATGACGCGCCGACCGAGACCGGGAAGACCTCGGCGCAGACCGACACCTTCCACGGCCGGTTCGTCGAGCTGGTGCCGGACAGCAAGGTCGTGCAGGCGATCGAGTTCGAGACGGACGTGCCGGATCTGCGCGGGGAGATGACCGTCAGCTATGAGCTGCGGGACGTCCCCGGGGGCACCGAGGTGTCCGGGCGGCACGAGAACCTGCCGCCGGGGGTCTCGGCCGCCGACAACGAGCTGGGCTGGCGGATGTCGATGGACAAGCTGGCCGCGCTGGTCGAGACCGGGTGA
- a CDS encoding glycosyltransferase 87 family protein encodes MTRSSKKPWSRRRAAAWWTAAAVLVFGIGLIAGKGGNPLIDLKVYRDGGISFMKDLPLYTTRFPHPLDGPDLPFTYPPFAAVLFSVLGFVGYHLAAVLMVLIGFTALTWTIYLVLHNRAGARFLPEPTPRVLVTITLLSLVMEPISSTFLHGQINLLLMGLVVTDALGPKTRIPRGALAGVAAAIKLTPAVFLLYFVARRQWKSASNMVAAFIGATSLSIILAPRDSKAYWTATVFDPTRIGDLGYAANQSLRGGLHRLGGLPGLAMSVKTEERLWFALSMIVIALAYHGARRAIRREDPVCALAVVAACQLLISPVSWSHHWVWIAPMLLPFAIQIVRGGERLKIAGLVVLTAVFLIGPLLLFPVDHGLEMHWGWWENLIGDAYLIITLSFVVWAASTRRTPAPVR; translated from the coding sequence TTGACAAGGTCCTCCAAGAAGCCGTGGAGCCGCCGCCGCGCTGCCGCGTGGTGGACGGCGGCGGCCGTGCTGGTCTTCGGCATCGGGCTGATAGCCGGCAAGGGCGGGAACCCGCTGATAGATCTGAAGGTCTATCGGGACGGCGGGATATCGTTCATGAAGGATCTGCCGCTGTATACGACGCGGTTTCCGCATCCGTTGGACGGACCGGACCTGCCGTTCACCTACCCGCCGTTCGCGGCCGTGCTGTTCAGCGTGCTGGGTTTTGTCGGGTATCACCTGGCCGCGGTGCTCATGGTGCTGATCGGCTTCACGGCTCTGACCTGGACCATCTATCTGGTGCTGCACAACCGCGCCGGAGCCCGGTTCCTGCCCGAGCCGACGCCGCGGGTGCTGGTCACCATCACCTTGCTCAGCCTGGTGATGGAGCCGATCAGCAGCACGTTCCTGCACGGCCAGATCAACCTGCTGCTGATGGGGCTGGTGGTCACCGACGCCCTGGGCCCGAAGACCCGCATCCCGCGCGGCGCGCTGGCCGGCGTCGCCGCGGCGATCAAGCTGACCCCGGCGGTGTTCCTGCTCTACTTCGTCGCGCGCCGGCAGTGGAAGAGCGCCTCGAACATGGTCGCCGCGTTCATCGGCGCGACCTCGCTGAGCATCATCCTGGCGCCCCGGGACAGCAAGGCGTACTGGACCGCCACCGTCTTCGATCCGACCCGCATCGGCGACCTCGGATACGCCGCCAACCAATCGCTGCGCGGCGGACTGCACCGGCTCGGCGGACTGCCGGGCCTGGCGATGTCGGTGAAGACCGAGGAGCGCCTGTGGTTCGCGCTCTCGATGATCGTCATAGCCCTGGCTTACCACGGCGCGCGCCGGGCGATCCGGCGCGAGGACCCGGTGTGCGCCCTGGCCGTGGTCGCCGCGTGCCAGCTGCTCATCTCGCCGGTCTCCTGGTCGCACCACTGGGTGTGGATCGCCCCGATGCTGCTGCCCTTCGCGATCCAGATCGTCCGCGGCGGCGAGCGGCTGAAGATCGCCGGGCTGGTCGTGCTCACCGCGGTGTTCCTCATCGGCCCGCTACTGCTGTTCCCGGTCGACCACGGCTTGGAGATGCACTGGGGCTGGTGGGAGAACCTGATCGGCGACGCCTATCTGATCATCACCCTGTCGTTCGTGGTCTGGGCCGCGTCGACCCGGCGGACACCGGCGCCGGTGCGTTAG